In a single window of the Streptomyces brevispora genome:
- a CDS encoding glycosyltransferase — MSAVVWIAVGSLAVWVWLLLGQGFFWRTDQRLPDRAAPAHWPSVAIVVPARDEADMLPVSLPSLLAQDYPGAAEIFLVDDCSEDGTGDLARALSVRHGGLPVTVVSPGEPEPGWTGKLWAVRHGMALARARDPEYLLLTDADIAHEPDSLRELVAAAGSGGFDLVSQMARLRVESVWERLVVPAFVYFFSQLYPFRWVNRVGARTAAAAGGCVLLRTEAAVRAGVPESIRQAVIDDVSLARAVQRGGGRIWLGLADRVDSVRPYPCLADLWRMISRSAYAQLRHNPLVLLGTVLGLALVYLAPPVTLVAGLLGGEPAAAWAGGVAWGVMACTYMPMLGYYRQSLWPAPLLPFTALLYLLMTVDSAVQHYRGRGAAWKGRTYARPEAAPDQ, encoded by the coding sequence ATGAGCGCCGTTGTCTGGATCGCCGTGGGTTCGCTTGCCGTCTGGGTATGGCTGCTCTTGGGGCAGGGGTTCTTCTGGCGGACGGACCAGCGGCTGCCGGACCGCGCGGCCCCCGCGCACTGGCCGTCCGTCGCGATCGTCGTCCCCGCACGTGACGAGGCCGACATGCTCCCGGTGAGCCTGCCGTCGCTGCTGGCGCAGGACTATCCGGGAGCGGCCGAGATCTTTCTGGTCGACGACTGCAGCGAGGACGGCACCGGGGATCTCGCCCGTGCGCTGTCCGTACGGCATGGTGGGCTGCCGGTGACGGTGGTGTCGCCCGGGGAGCCCGAGCCCGGCTGGACGGGCAAGCTGTGGGCCGTGCGGCACGGGATGGCGCTGGCGCGGGCCCGGGACCCGGAGTACCTGCTGCTCACGGATGCCGATATCGCGCACGAGCCGGACAGTCTGCGGGAGCTGGTGGCGGCGGCCGGGTCGGGCGGGTTCGATCTGGTCTCGCAGATGGCGCGGCTGCGGGTGGAGAGCGTCTGGGAACGGCTCGTCGTGCCGGCCTTCGTGTACTTCTTCTCGCAGCTCTACCCGTTCCGGTGGGTGAACCGGGTGGGGGCGCGGACCGCGGCGGCCGCGGGCGGATGCGTCCTGCTGCGGACCGAGGCCGCGGTACGGGCGGGGGTGCCGGAGTCGATCCGGCAGGCGGTGATCGACGATGTGTCGCTGGCCCGTGCGGTACAGCGCGGCGGCGGCCGGATCTGGCTGGGGCTCGCGGACCGGGTGGACAGCGTGCGGCCCTATCCGTGCCTGGCCGACCTGTGGCGGATGATCTCGCGGAGCGCATACGCCCAGTTGCGGCACAACCCGCTGGTGCTGCTCGGCACGGTGCTGGGGCTCGCGCTCGTCTACCTCGCGCCGCCCGTGACGCTCGTGGCGGGGCTGCTGGGCGGCGAACCGGCGGCCGCCTGGGCGGGGGGCGTCGCCTGGGGGGTGATGGCGTGCACGTACATGCCGATGCTGGGGTACTACCGGCAGTCTCTGTGGCCGGCACCGCTGCTGCCGTTCACCGCGCTGCTGTACCTGCTGATGACGGTCGATTCGGCGGTGCAGCACTACCGGGGCCGCGGTGCGGCCTGGAAGGGGCGTACGTACGCCCGTCCCGAGGCCGCACCAGACCAGTGA
- a CDS encoding glutamate racemase codes for MKIALMDSGIGLLAAAAAVRRLRPDADLVLSSDPDSMPWGPRTPEDVTAHALAVARAAAAHRPDALIVACNTASVHALAALRAELEPALPVIGTVPAIKPAAAAGGPFAIWATPATTGSPYQRALIRDFAGSAAVTEVPCPGLADAVQYADEAGIDRALAAAAALTPPDVQAVVLGCTHYELVAERIRSAVRQPGRPPVALYPSAGAVAAQALRRIGAVPAPSAEPGTGLVVLLGGRESEMPEAALAYPEGLRLSVVSPAR; via the coding sequence GTGAAGATCGCGCTCATGGACTCCGGAATCGGCCTGCTCGCCGCCGCCGCCGCAGTACGCCGGCTGAGGCCGGACGCCGATCTGGTGCTCTCCTCGGACCCCGACAGCATGCCCTGGGGCCCCCGCACCCCCGAAGACGTGACGGCCCACGCGCTCGCGGTGGCACGCGCGGCCGCCGCCCACCGGCCCGACGCACTGATCGTGGCCTGCAACACCGCCTCCGTGCACGCGCTGGCGGCCCTGCGGGCGGAGCTCGAACCCGCCCTGCCGGTCATCGGCACCGTCCCCGCGATCAAGCCGGCCGCGGCAGCCGGCGGCCCCTTCGCGATCTGGGCCACCCCGGCGACCACGGGCAGCCCGTACCAGCGCGCACTCATCAGGGACTTCGCCGGCTCCGCGGCCGTCACCGAGGTCCCCTGCCCCGGTCTCGCCGACGCCGTGCAGTACGCGGACGAGGCGGGGATCGACCGGGCCCTCGCCGCGGCCGCCGCGCTCACCCCGCCCGACGTACAGGCCGTCGTGCTGGGCTGCACCCACTACGAGCTGGTCGCCGAGCGCATCCGCAGCGCCGTGCGGCAGCCCGGCCGGCCCCCCGTGGCCCTGTACCCCTCCGCCGGAGCCGTCGCGGCCCAGGCACTGCGCCGGATCGGGGCCGTACCCGCTCCATCGGCCGAACCGGGCACCGGACTTGTCGTGCTCCTCGGCGGCCGCGAGTCCGAGATGCCCGAAGCCGCTCTGGCCTACCCGGAAGGGCTTCGGCTCTCGGTGGTCAGCCCCGCCCGCTGA
- a CDS encoding O-antigen ligase family protein, producing MAALGVLLCSLAAARMRRRPAGLVGLAPAAGLVVGLSVGTAEDVSPDGLTVSLEGLLTRNRVQLWQDAVQLAGQHPVRGIGSDRFAELSTTARQTLRSDGKPHSAPLQQAAEQGVWGSAAGAGCCTCCGARRAAPSSS from the coding sequence GTGGCGGCACTCGGGGTGCTGCTGTGCTCACTCGCCGCGGCCAGGATGCGCCGTCGGCCGGCCGGCCTCGTCGGGCTCGCCCCGGCCGCCGGTCTGGTCGTCGGCCTTTCCGTGGGGACGGCCGAGGACGTGTCTCCCGACGGGCTCACGGTCTCCCTGGAGGGCCTGCTCACCAGGAACCGGGTTCAGCTCTGGCAGGACGCGGTACAGCTGGCCGGGCAGCACCCGGTGCGCGGCATCGGCTCCGACCGCTTCGCCGAGCTGAGCACCACCGCGCGGCAGACCCTCCGCTCCGACGGCAAGCCGCACTCGGCGCCGTTGCAGCAGGCGGCCGAGCAGGGAGTGTGGGGTAGTGCTGCTGGGGCTGGCTGCTGTACATGCTGTGGCGCTCGCCGCGCGGCACCCAGCTCGTCCTGA
- the lnt gene encoding apolipoprotein N-acyltransferase: protein MSTIIAPVGDPQQPASVPRARRLLPRLARPCAAVLSGLMLYVSFPPRPLWWLVLPGFALLGWVLFERRIRAASGLGLLAGLGFMLPLLHWTGEEVGPVPWLALAAAEALFIAVGCIGISAVSRLAGWPFWAAAVWTLDEAVRARVPFGGFPWGRIAFGQADSVFLPLAALGGTPLLSFAVVLCGFGLFEAVRRFRVRRTTGELPRLAAAVTAAAVLVPVAAALASLPLVDDSAEDGTATVAAIQGNVPRLGLDFNSQRRAVLDNHANRTEQLAKDVKAGRAPQPDFVLWPENSSDLDPYRNADARIVIDDAVKAIGVPTVVGAVVEPDTGNLRNTLIQWDPDKGPVATYDKRHIQPFGEYMPMRSFVRIFSSDVDRVQRDFGPGKKVGVFDLSGTYVGLVTCYEAAFDDAVRDTVEHGAQMIAVPSNNATFGRSEMTYQQLAMSRVRAVEHSRSVVVPVTSGVSAVIRPDGTVVQKTKMFTPDALVDEVPLRSSLTPATRMGPLPEGVLSLLAVIGLGWAATRTVRMRRGR, encoded by the coding sequence GTGAGCACCATCATCGCCCCGGTCGGCGACCCGCAGCAGCCCGCCTCCGTCCCCCGAGCCAGGCGCCTGCTGCCTCGACTCGCCCGCCCCTGCGCAGCCGTGCTCTCCGGGCTGATGTTGTACGTGAGCTTCCCGCCCCGGCCTCTGTGGTGGCTGGTTCTGCCCGGGTTCGCGCTGCTCGGCTGGGTGCTGTTCGAGCGCAGGATCCGCGCCGCGTCCGGGCTGGGTCTGCTCGCCGGGCTGGGCTTCATGCTGCCGTTGCTGCACTGGACCGGGGAAGAAGTCGGCCCGGTGCCCTGGCTGGCCCTGGCCGCCGCCGAGGCACTGTTCATCGCGGTGGGCTGCATCGGCATCTCCGCCGTGTCCCGGCTCGCCGGCTGGCCGTTCTGGGCTGCCGCCGTCTGGACCCTGGACGAGGCGGTACGGGCCAGGGTGCCGTTCGGCGGCTTCCCCTGGGGCAGGATCGCCTTCGGCCAGGCGGACAGCGTGTTCCTGCCGCTCGCGGCGCTCGGCGGCACACCGCTGCTCTCCTTCGCCGTGGTCCTGTGCGGCTTCGGTCTCTTCGAGGCGGTCCGCCGGTTCCGGGTCCGCCGCACCACGGGCGAGCTGCCCCGACTGGCCGCGGCGGTGACCGCGGCGGCCGTTCTGGTGCCCGTCGCCGCGGCCCTCGCGTCGCTGCCGCTGGTGGACGACTCGGCCGAGGACGGCACCGCGACCGTCGCCGCGATCCAGGGCAACGTGCCGCGGCTCGGCCTCGACTTCAACTCCCAGCGCCGCGCCGTCCTGGACAACCACGCGAACCGTACGGAGCAGCTCGCCAAGGACGTGAAGGCGGGCAGGGCGCCGCAGCCCGACTTCGTCCTGTGGCCGGAGAACTCCTCCGACCTCGACCCCTACCGCAACGCCGACGCGAGGATCGTGATCGACGACGCGGTGAAGGCGATCGGTGTGCCGACCGTCGTCGGCGCGGTCGTCGAGCCCGACACCGGGAATCTGCGCAACACCCTCATCCAGTGGGACCCGGACAAGGGCCCCGTGGCCACGTACGACAAGCGCCACATCCAGCCGTTCGGTGAGTACATGCCGATGCGTTCCTTCGTGCGCATCTTCAGCTCGGACGTGGACCGGGTGCAGCGCGACTTCGGACCGGGAAAGAAGGTCGGCGTCTTCGACCTCTCCGGAACCTACGTCGGGCTCGTCACCTGCTACGAGGCCGCGTTCGACGACGCCGTACGGGACACGGTCGAGCACGGGGCCCAGATGATCGCCGTCCCCAGCAACAACGCCACCTTCGGCCGCAGCGAGATGACCTACCAGCAGCTGGCCATGTCCCGGGTGCGCGCCGTCGAGCACAGCCGGTCCGTCGTCGTCCCGGTCACCAGCGGCGTCAGCGCGGTCATCCGCCCGGACGGCACCGTCGTCCAGAAGACGAAGATGTTCACCCCGGACGCGCTGGTGGACGAGGTCCCGCTGCGGTCCTCGCTGACCCCCGCGACCCGGATGGGACCGCTGCCCGAAGGAGTCCTGTCCCTGCTCGCGGTCATCGGCCTCGGCTGGGCGGCGACGCGGACGGTACGGATGCGACGCGGCCGCTGA
- a CDS encoding NUDIX hydrolase, whose amino-acid sequence MAIPDFIREIRATAGHQLLLLPGVTAIVFDEEGRVLLGRRADTGKWSVIGGISEPGEQPATTAEREVYEETAVHCVAERVVLTQALPPVRYENGDHCQYLDVTFRCRATGGEARVNDDESLEVGWFGVDALPPLEEFALLRIKQSLNDGPTWFEATASH is encoded by the coding sequence ATGGCAATTCCTGACTTCATCCGCGAGATCCGCGCCACGGCGGGTCATCAGTTGCTCCTGCTGCCCGGCGTCACCGCCATCGTCTTCGACGAGGAGGGCAGAGTGCTGCTCGGACGGCGTGCGGACACCGGCAAGTGGTCGGTCATCGGAGGCATCTCCGAGCCGGGGGAGCAGCCGGCAACGACGGCCGAGCGCGAGGTGTACGAGGAGACGGCCGTGCACTGCGTGGCGGAACGCGTGGTGCTGACCCAGGCCCTGCCGCCCGTGCGGTACGAGAACGGCGACCACTGCCAGTACCTGGACGTCACCTTCCGCTGCCGGGCCACCGGCGGCGAGGCCCGCGTCAACGACGACGAGTCGTTGGAGGTGGGCTGGTTCGGTGTCGACGCGCTGCCGCCGCTGGAGGAGTTCGCGCTCCTGCGCATCAAGCAGTCGCTCAACGACGGACCCACCTGGTTCGAGGCCACCGCCTCGCACTGA